A stretch of Gallus gallus isolate bGalGal1 chromosome 2, bGalGal1.mat.broiler.GRCg7b, whole genome shotgun sequence DNA encodes these proteins:
- the IMPA2 gene encoding inositol monophosphatase 2, which yields MKPRGEEEEEEGAAGGGDPWKECAEVAVQLALRAGQIIRKALTEEKQVSTKTSAADLVTETDHFVENLIISVLKEKFPSHRFIAEESTAAGSKCVLTDSPTWIIDPVDGTCNFVHRFPTVAVSIGFAVNKELEFGVIYHCTEERLYTGRRGQGAFCNDKRLQVSKETDISKALILTEIGPKRDPATLKLFLGNIERLLKAQAHGVRVIGSSTLALCHLASGAADAYYQFGLHCWDLAAATVIIREAGGTVIDTSGGPLDLMSCRVIAAGTREMAMFIAQEIQTIHYRRDDEN from the exons atGAAGCCCcgcggggaggaggaggaagaggagggggcggcgggcggaggaGACCCCTGGAAGGAGTGCGCGGAGGTGGCGGTGCAGCTGGCGCTCCGTGCCGGGCAG ATTATTAGGAAAGCTctaacagaggaaaaacaagtgTCCACGAAGACGTCTGCAGCAGATCTTGTGACTGAGACTGATCATTTTGTGGAGAATttgattatttctgttctgaaagagaaatttcCCTCCCACAG GTTTATTGCAGAAGAATCCACTGCTGCTGGTTCAAAATGTGTCCTCACTGACAGTCCTACCTGGATTATTGACCCTGTCGATGGAACCTGCAATTTTGTACATAG aTTTCCAACAGTGGCAGTGAGCATTGGATTTGCTGTTAACAAAGAG CTTGAATTTGGTGTAATTTACCACTGCACTGAAGAACGATTATACACTGGTAGAAGAGGTCAAGGGGCATTTTGTAATGACAAAAGGCTTCAGGTATCAAAAGAGACAG ATATCTCGAAGGCCttaattttaacagaaattgGTCCAAAACGTGACCCTGCAACTTTGAAGTTGTTCCTTGGTAACATTGAGAGGTTGCTCAAGGCCCAAGCACACGG GGTCCGTGTGATTGGAAGCTCCACCCTGGCTCTGTGCCATTTGGCGTCTGGTGCTGCCGACGCGTATTACCAGTTTGGGTTACACTGCTGGGACTTGGCAGCAGCTACTGTCATCATTAGAGAGGCAGGTGGCACTGTGATAGACACTTCAG GGGGACCTCTGGATCTCATGTCCTGCCGAGTGATTGCTGCGGGCACCAGAGAGATGGCGATGTTCATAGCTCAGGAAATACAAACTATTCACTACAGGCGGGATGATGAAAACTGA